Proteins from one Papaver somniferum cultivar HN1 unplaced genomic scaffold, ASM357369v1 unplaced-scaffold_158, whole genome shotgun sequence genomic window:
- the LOC113337065 gene encoding B3 domain-containing protein Os01g0234100-like, whose translation MGDAVLFQLVNLKTFKVFIVRENGVADTNGGADTDGDISLLELKAQAQKVLKLLTPCGAMFKLGDADNNLKRERKMVAKRQKRIPSVDARCFGDAGKNLKPEENPAAKRQRRVPPAVVRDENGSQQQPDDNGDVVDSVVADFESFTKIVGDLVGDSEMPEDVMAKYYELCCTHNSFLHTNIRPGHNSNLVAGMIIETVEIVHGIRSCKLWNTFNGELTVWRHKLEASEKLGMSVGFVFPRLNELQKLSERAVRRLPYQQIYQERCNFVAYMFV comes from the exons ATGGGAGATGCAGTGCTATTCCAACTGGTTAACCTTAAGACATTTAAGGTTTTTATTGTAAGGGAAAATGGTGTAGCTGACACTAATGGCGGAGCAGACACTGATGGTGATATAAGCCTTCTGGAACTGAAAGCGCAGGCGCAGAAAGTACTCAAG TTACTTACGCCTTGTGGTGCGATGTTTAAACTAGGCGATGCTGATAATAATTTGAAGCGGGAGAGAAAAATGGTTGCGAAGCGCCAAAAGCGTATTCCTTCGGTTGATGCTCGATGCTTCG GCGATGCTGGTAAGAATCTGAAGCCGGAGGAAAATCCTGCAGCGAAACGCCAAAGGCGTGTTCCTCCAGCTGTTGTTCGGGATGAAAATGGAAGTCAGCAGCAACCTGATGACAATGGTGATGTGGTAGATTCAGTGGTTGCAGATTTTGAGAGTTTCACGAAAATCGTTGGCGATTTAGTTGGAGATTCTGAAATGCCCGAGGACGTAATGGCTAAATATTACGAGCTCTGCTGCACCCATAACTCGTTCCTTCATACAAATATTCGTCCCGGCCACAATTCTAATTTAGTTGCGGGTATGATTATCGAAACTGTCGAAATTGTTCATGGCATTAGGTCTTGCAAACTCTGGAACACTTTCAATGGTGAGTTGACAGTGTGGAGACATAAATTGGAAGCCTCTGAGAAGCTTGGCATGAGCGTGGGTTTTGTATTTCCCAGATTAAACGAACTTCAGAAACTATCCGAAAGGGCAGTGAGAAGGCTTCCATATCAGCAAATTTACCAGGAACGATGCAATTTTGTAGCTTACATGTTTGTTTGA
- the LOC113337062 gene encoding uncharacterized protein LOC113337062 has translation MAEGICSSDLLQVNTSVGDNQCSSEMSFCEICTESKAKNETRNSTSKCSHIYCSECITKLIEAKIQENISMITCPGTNCKETLEPYLCRDIISVQVLDRWENALCESSVITLQKIYCPFKDCSGDRVQINFAINVETHGLVVREAVREYEIAMSAVEKWLDFGMYSFFMHHFVHCKEITEGFQGSSMESLPSDIVQDILSRVPAESVL, from the exons ATGGCAGAAGGCATTTGTAGCAGTGATTTACTCCAAGTTAATACTAGTGTGGGAGATAATCAGTGTTCTTCTGAAATGAGTTTTTGTGAGATATGTACCGAATCTAAAGCAAAGAATGAAACAAGGAACAGTACTAGCAAATGCTCTCATATTTATTGTTCTGAATGCATCACCAAACTCATCGAAgctaagatacaagaaaacatCAGCATGATTACATGCCCAGGGACCAATTGTAAGGAGACATTAGAACCTTATTTATGCAGAGATATCATATCAGTTCAGGTGTTAGATCGGTGGGAAAATGCCTTATGCGAGTCTTCAGTTATTACTTTGCAGAAAATTTACTGCCCATTCAAGGACTGCTCGGGTGATC GTGTTCAAATCAATTTTGCTATAAATGTGGAAACTCATGGACTCGTTGTCAGGGAGGCTGTTAGAGAGTATGAGATTGCAATGTCTGCGGTCGAGAAATGGTTGGACTTCGG AATGTATTCCTTCTTCATGCATCATTTTGTTCACTGCAAAGAGATTACAGAAGGAT TTCAAGGATCATCAATGGAGTCTCTTCCCTCAGATATCGTACAAGATATCCTTTCTCGTGTTCCAGCTGAATCTGTTTTGTAG
- the LOC113337064 gene encoding uncharacterized protein LOC113337064 — translation MDRLSPEYRAGVNNFIKVATQDARRRKLKKILCPCEICVNHCRKTESQVRYDLFRYGIDQSYTCWTKHGENVDALHDSSCTINFETQTSTEHEFEKGHKNEMLPDGNEIPSSTYEAKKSINPLGLNYVKIHYIARKLIWHDRDRNKNGLLRHPADVEAWKAIDERYPDFAKDPRNIRLGVVEAYDAYKQERFTLRDVVLWTISDYPALGNLSGCTVGGYHACATCGVHTHSTWLKYSRKLSYTGHRKWLPSGHRYRYQMNPFDGHQDFGLAPEPVSGLQRFEEAKSNENSWGKKGNGGTTLGKSTRSEFEDEDSANLKKLSIWAKELEYFKYNLVQHNFDLMHIEKNVCESLVGTLLNDPKKTKDGYKARMDLNDLKIRPELEPVVAGRRMYLPPACYTLTKDEKVKFCKTLYELKVPQGYSSNFSSLVSLKDRKLIGLKSHDYHVFMQQFLPLAVRSILPKNVRNTIIRLSSFFKSICKKDIDIAELDNIQKDLVETLCLLENYFLPSFFTIMIHLTVHLVREVKLCGPVFTRWMYPFERYMKILKGYIRNKNRVEGCIVNCSELEEFFEFAADWLSGVETIGIPPLKCTGNSASEGSSILSDGKPIQGAHEDEVEKELDDEDDTMAEEKRISKYLRWISQGPHHIVVKYNGYDINGCRYRTKRHDVGVNQNCGVSLEASGMHIASAKDSNPKIATSRYYGVIKEIWVLDYKCVKIPVFLCDWVHSGYGVKTDELGYTLVVLNRLGHKKDPFILAVQANQVFYVEDQGDPRWSVVTSCPLNDYIDDDDVDENAEDELMFENRRPEDNMAVDMSSLYVNDDSDTSYFRDDGQGIYVDPSFEQ, via the exons ATGGATAGATTATCACCCGAATACAGAGCAGGAGTTAACAATTTTATCAAAGTTGCTACCCAGGATGCACGgagaaggaaactaaagaaaatctTGTGTCCATGTGAAATATGTGTTAACCATTGTCGTAAAACTGAAAGCCAAGTAAGATATGATTTGTTCCGCTATGGTATTGACCAGAGCTATACTTGTTGGACTAAACATGGAGAGAATGTTGATGCTCTTCATGATAGTAGTTGTACTATTAATTTTGAAACTCAGACTTCTACAGAACATGAGTTTGAAAAGGGTCATAAG AACGAGATGCTTCCTGATGGTAATGAAATTCCTTCTTctacatatgaagctaagaaatCCATTAATCCGTTAGGGTTGAACTATGTGAAGATACAT TACATAGCAAGAAAATTGATATGGCATGATCGTGATAGAAACAAAAATGGGTTGCTGCGTCATCCAGCAGATGTTGAAGCATGGAAGGCGATTGATGAAAGATACCCTGATTTTGCTAAGGATCCTAGAAATATTCGCTTAGGAGT CGTCGAAGCATATGATGCCTACAAACAAGAAAGGTTTACATTAAGGGATGTAGTTTTGTGGACAATAAGTGACTATCCTGCACTCGGTAATTTGAGTGGTTGTACTGTTGGTGGATATCATGCTTGTGCAACTTGTGGTGTGCATACACACTCCACATGGCTCAAGTACTCTAGAAAACTTTCATACACTGGTCATAGAAAATGGTTACCATCTGGCCATCGTTACAGATATCAAATGAATCCATTTGATGGCCATCAAGATTTCGGTTTGGCTCCTGAACCAGTGAGTGGGTTACAAAGATTTGAAGAGGCGAAGTCAAATGAAAATTCATGGGGAAAGAAAGGTAATGGCGGTACaacattgggaaaatcaacaaggTCGGAGTTTGAGGACGAGGATTCAGCTAATCTGAAGAAATTGTCAATTTGGGCAAAAGAGCTTGAATACTTCAAATACAATCTTGTCCAACATAATTTTGATCTAATGCATATAGAGAAGAATGTGTGCGAGAGTTTAGTAGGGACATTGCTTAATGATCCTAAAAAAACTAAAGATGGTTATAAAGCTCGCATGGACTTGAATGATCTGAAGATAAGGCCTGAGTTAGAACCTGTTGTTGCAGGAAGAAGGATGTATCTTCCGCCTGCCTGTTACACATTGACGAAAGATGAGAAGGTGAAGTTTTGCAAAACATTGTACGAGTTGAAGGTTCCACAAGGGTACAGTTCTAATTTTAGCAGTCTCGTGTCGCTGAAAGATCGCAAGTTAATTGGTCTCAAATCACATGACTATCATGTTTTTATGCAGCAATTCTTGCCACTTGCGGTTAGATCGATTCTTCCGAAGAATGTAAGAAATACCATCATTAGATTGTCATCCTTCTTTAAGTCAATATGCAAAAAAGATATTGATATTGCTGAATTGGATAATATACAAAAGGACCTGGTGGAGACATTATGCTTACTTGAGAATTATTTTCTACCGTCATTCTTTACCATCATGATTCATCTCACGGTGCATCTAGTCAGAGAAGTGAAACTGTGTGGACCAGTCTTTACTCGATGGATGTATCCATTTGAGAGGTACATGAAGATTTTGAAGGGATACATTCGAAATAAAAATCgtgttgaaggttgtattgtaaATTGTAGCGAGTTAGAGGAATTTTTTGAGTTTGCTGCCGATTGGTTGTCTGGCGTGGAAACAATTGGTATTCCTCCTTTAAAGTGTACTGGAAATAGTGCTTCGGAGGGTTCAAGTATATTGTCAGATGGAAAACCAATACAAGGTGCTCATGAGGATGAG GTCGAGAAGGAGTTGGACGACGAAGATGACACCATGGCAGAGGAGAAACGAATCTCTAAATATCTTAGGTGGATATCACAGGGCCCGCATCATATAGTTGTAAAGTACAATGGATATGATATAAATGGATGTCGGTATCGCACTAAAAGGCATGATGTAGGCGTAAACCAAAACTGTGGGGTTAGCCTAGAGGCGTCAGGAATGCACATTGCTAGTGCGAAGGACAGTAACCCAAAGATTGCTACATCGCGCTATTATGGAGTGATAAAAGAGATTTGGGTTCTTGATTACAAGTGCGTAAAGATACCCGTTTTCTTGTGTGATTGGGTACACAGTGGTTATGGTGTCAAAACTGATGAACTTGGTTACACACTGGTCGTCCTCAACAGATTAGGGCATAAAAAGGATCCTTTCATTTTAGCTGTGCAAGCTAATCAAGTTTTTTATGTAGAAGATCAAGGAGATCCAAGGTGGTCTGTTGTTACATCATGCCCTTTAAATGACTATATTGATGACGATGATGTCGATGAAAATGCTGAGGATGAGCTAATGTTTGAGAATCGTCGGCCAGAAGATAATATGGCAGTAGATATGAGCTCACTTTATGTGAACGACGATTCCGACACTTCTTATTTTCGCGATGATGGTCAGGGGATATATGTTGATCCCagctttgaacaataa
- the LOC113337011 gene encoding E3 ubiquitin-protein ligase AIP2-like — protein sequence MEDIDNSSIRISEVRQSLLNAQELLDTLLRLAPTGQNRSVSERASQLLDEFVRDIEGFPRLQELNQAVEASLQSLGSRPLRVPPASKEVVANLPTIIVTEETLMRCAECAVCSENLVINDKMQELPCKHLFHPLCLMPWLDKHNSCPICRHELPTDNEAYESWKKSEKEAEKARRDAANSVICGQPSTFST from the exons ATGGAGGATATTGATAATAGTTCAATTCGGATTTCTGAAGTACGACAATCATTGCTTAACGCACAAGAGCTTCTTGATACTCTCTTGCGTTTAGCACCAACTGGTCAGAATAGAAGTGTGTCGGAGAGAGCATCTCAATTGTTGGATGAGTTTGTTCGTGACATAGAAGGATTCCCTCGCTTGCAAGAACTTAATCAAGCTGTAGAAGCTTCATTGCAG AGTCTCGGTTCTCGTCCTCTGAGAGTGCCACCAGCAAGTAAGGAAGTGGTCGCGAACCTTCCAACAATCATCGTGACAGAAGAAACGTTAATGAGGTGTGCAGAATGTGCTGTTTGCAGCGAGAACTTGGTTATAAATGATAAGATGCAGGAATTGCCTTGCAAGCACTTGTTTCACCCTCTCTGTTTGATGCCATGGCTG GACAAACATAACTCATGCCCGATTTGCAGACACGAACTTCCTACGGATAATGAAGCATATGAGAGCTGGAAAAAGAGTGAGAAAGAGGCTGAAAAAGCACGAAGGGATGCTGCAAATTCT GTTATATGTGGACAACCCTCCACCTTTTCAACGTAA
- the LOC113337061 gene encoding probable E3 ubiquitin-protein ligase ARI3, which yields MAESLLVDVDDFYFAVLSVGSDDGVEEDVFPISDEKYAEQLCLQEALMSSVRTSTSLGVTNSSSNPHYRKSEIGESSSSRLKIEDTYKNTSNSNDTKMKSTMNVNASAGDDQYSSEMSFCEICMEAKPTSEMRKSTIKCSHIYCFECIAKHIAAKIQDNISQITCLEFNCKEILEPHLCRDIIPAQVFDRWENALCESLILASHKIYCPFKDCSAMLVNDDDGVIIRESECPHCRRLFCAQCKVPWHSDLDCDEYQEMKRGGKEDALLIKLAEKKKWRRCPRCKYYVEKRDGCLHITCVSMNSAIAVESIGISLIPAVKESDEAKKQSDKGLLFSVSEKKREYKDLQIIFNGSTVCKICMESGNDMRNTTNKCSHSYCTKCISKHIATKVQEKITLITCPEFRCKERLEPHSCRDIIPGAVLDRWEISLCESLRIVSNRVLRSGGDQDKLLIQLAEKKKWRNCPGCKFYVERTEGCLHIICSVDLNFAMAVDPPGAILMKQSARETKIANVDLF from the exons ATGGCGGAATCTCTCCTAGTAgatgttgatgatttctactttGCAGTGTTGTCAGTTGGCTCTGACGATGGTGTTGAGGAAGACGTCTTTCCTATTTCTGACGAAAAGTACGCAGAGCAGTTGTGTCTTCAAGAGGCTCTAATGTCTTCTGTCAGAACTTCTACATCTCTTGGTGTTACTAACAGTTCCTCTAATCCACATTATCGAAAGTCAGAAATTGGTGAATCATCTTCATCCAGACTGAAAATTGAAGATACCTACAAGAATACTAGCAATAGCAATGATACGAAAATGAAATCAACAATGAATGTTAATGCCAGTGCAGGAGATGATCAATATTCTTCTGAAATGAGCTTCTGTGAGATATGCATGGAAGCTAAGCCAACAAGTGAGATGCGGAAGAGCACTATCAAATGTTCCCACATTTATTGTTTTGAATGCATCGCGAAACACATTGCAGCAAAGATACAAGACAACATCTCTCAGATCACATGTCTAGAGTTTAATTGCAAAGAGATATTGGAACCGCATTTGTGCAGAGATATCATACCAGCTCAGGTGTTTGATCGTTGGGAGAATGCATTGTGTGAGTCTCTAATTCTTGCTTCACACAAGATTTACTGCCCGTTCAAGGACTGTTCAGCGATGCTTGTGAACGATGATGATGGAGTAATCATAAGGGAATCGGAATGCCCTCACTGCAGAAGATTGTTTTGTGCGCAGTGTAAGGTCCCATGGCATTCTGATTTGGATTGCGATGAATACCAGGAAATGAAGAGAGGAGGGAAAGAAGACGCGTTGTTGATAAAACTAGCTGAGAAAAAAAAGTGGAGAAGATGTCCAAGATGCAAGTACTATGTGGAAAAGAGGGATGGCTGTTTACACATAACTT GTGTAAGTATGAATTCTGCTATAGCTGTGGAGTCGATTGGCATCAGTCTCATTCCGGCTGTCAAAGAATCTGATGAGGCAAAAAAACAGTCTGACAAAGGGCTGCTATTCAGTGTTTctg aaaagaaaagagaatataAAGACTTGCAGATAATCTTTAATGGCAGTACTGTGTGCAAGATTTGCATGGAATCAGGAAATGACATgagaaacaccactaacaaatgttcACACAGTTACTGCACCAAATGCATCTCCAAGCACATCGCAACAAAGgtacaagaaaagatcactttgATAACCTGCCCGGAGTTCAGGTGTAAGGAGAGATTAGAGCCCCATTCGTGCAGAGATATCATACCAGGTGCGGTGTTAGATCGCTGGGAGATCTCCTTGTGCGAATCTTTACGtattgtttcaaatagagttttaCGCAGTGGAGGGGATCAAGACAAGCTGCTCATTCAACTGGCCGAGAAGAAAAAGTGGAGAAACTGTCCAGGTTGCAAATTCTATGTGGAAAGGACGGAGGGCTGTCTGCATATAATTTGCAG TGTGGATCTGAATTTTGCTATGGCTGTGGATCCACCTGGAGCGATACTCATGAAGCAGTCTGCCAGAGAGACTAAGATTGCAAATGTCGATCTCTTCTAA
- the LOC113337297 gene encoding wall-associated receptor kinase 2-like has translation MFHCSVLLLWLQLASAQIQSTASGVIAKPGCRYLCGKVSIPYPFGIGPGCFIESGFEITCKNGGPMKGFLNVTNISVLNGEMTVEAPIATSCSDSDLDYNSNYYFAGFTISSTKNKLISIGCDSSAHIFGYPSIGLQGCSDCTKNEDVTDGSCNGMGCCETSIPAGLTLTNVTAERHTRKDLSTNNPCSYAFIAEDSWFNFSSSYLQDFKNKGTGSVPLVLDWTIGSGTCTEAACGPNAVCKSGNNMAPGYRCDCKSGYAGNPYLDTTTGGHCQEISNCNDNSALGCSPRSESFSPSKVNKIIAGTCLSLSLLLVTSFILGI, from the exons ATGTTTCATTGTTCTGTCTTGTTGCTATGGCTGCAATTAGCTTCTGCACAAATACAGAGCACTGCTTCCGGAGTGATAGCAAAGCCTGGTTGCCGATATCTGTGTGGGAAAGTCAGCATACCCTACCCGTTTGGTATTGGTCCTGGCTGTTTCATAGAATCTGGGTTCGAAATAACATGCAAAAATGGAGGACCTATGAAAGGTTTTTTAAATGTCACAAATATATCGGTACTAAACGGGGAGATGACGGTGGAAGCACCAATAGCCACCAGTTGTTCGGATTCAGATCTGGATTATAACAGTAATTACTATTTTGCAGGATTCACTATTTCTAGTACAAAAAACAAATTGATATCTATCGGTTGTGACTCGTCAGCACATATATTTGGTTATCCATCTATTGGTCTGCAGGGGTGTTCAGACTGTACTAAAAACGAAGATGTCACTGATGGATCTTGCAATGGAATGGGTTGTTGTGAGACTTCCATCCCAGCTGGACTAACTCTTACTAATGTAACAGCTGAAAGACACACTCGGAAAGATTTGAGCACTAATAATCCATGTAGTTATGCTTTTATAGCTGAAGATAGTTGGTTTAACTTTTCGTCATCATATCTCCAAGATTTCAAAAATAAAGGCACCGGAAGTGTCCCGTTAGTTCTTGATTGGACTATTGGTTCCGGGACATGCACTGAAGCAGCATGTGGACCTAATGCTGTCTGTAAATCAGGCAATAATATGGCTCCAGGTTATCGCTGTGATTGTAAATCGGGCTATGCAGGAAATCCTTATCTGGACACTACTACTGGTGGTCATTGCCAAG AAATCTCTAATTGCAATGACAATTCCGCCTTGGGGTGCAGTCCTCGTAGTGAAAGCTTTTCTCCGAGTAAAGTTAACAAGATTATTGCTG GTACCTGCCTAAGCTTATCTCTTCTGCTAGTAACCAGTTTTATACTGGGGATATAA